In the Centropristis striata isolate RG_2023a ecotype Rhode Island unplaced genomic scaffold, C.striata_1.0 Scaffold_65, whole genome shotgun sequence genome, one interval contains:
- the LOC131968036 gene encoding echinoderm microtubule-associated protein-like 6 translates to MKRCRAFQLETGQQVEVVRSVCRGKGKILVGTKDGEIIEVGEKNAASNLLLDSHAGGGAGGAAGGGGVWGLTAHPARETAITASDDKTIRVWDLTDKKLLNKVCVGHAARCVSYSADGEMLAVGMKNGEFLLLLANSLKMWAKKRDRSVAIQDIRFSPDRRLLAVGSVENTVDVYDVSGGPSLNRLVYCSDIPAFILQLDFSADSCYIQVSTGAYKRQVFEVPSGKMVNDQQVIDRITWATWTSILGDEVLGIWPRNADKAEVNCACVSHGGLNVVTGDDFGLVKLFDFPCTDKFAKHKRYLGHSAHVTNIRFSHEDKYVISTGGDDCSVFVWKCL, encoded by the exons ggTAAGATCCTGGTGGGGACTAAGGATGGGGAGATCATCGAGGTTGGGGAGAAGAACGCTGCGTCCAACCTCCTGCTGGACTCCCAcgctggaggaggagcaggaggagcagcaggaggaggaggagtctggGGTCTGACGGCTCATCCTGCTAGAGAGACGGCCATCACAGCTAGTGACGACAAGACCATCAGAGTCTGGGACCTCACagacaag AAACTGCTGAACAAGGTGTGTGTGGGCCACGCGGCGCGCTGTGTGAGCTACAGCGCCGACGGAGAGATGCTGGCGGTCGGGATGAAGAACGGAgagttcctcctcctcctcgccaaCTCGCTGAAGATGTGGGCGAAGAAACGGGACCGCAGCGTCGCCATCCAGGACATCAG GTTCAGTCCCGACCGGCGGCTGCTGGCCGTCGGTTCTGTGGAGAACACGGTGGATGTTTACGACGTGAGCGGAGGACCGAGTCTCAACCGGCTCGTTTACTGCAGCGACATCCCCGCTTTCATCCTGCAGCTCGACTTCTCTGCTGACAGCTGCTAcatacag GTGTCAACAGGAGCTTATAAGCGGCAGGTGTTCGAGGTTCCTTCTGGGAAGATGGTGAACGACCAGCAAGTCATCGACAGGATCACCTGGGCTACCTGgaccag CATTCTGGGAGATGAAGTTTTGGGGATTTGGCCGAGAAACGCCGACAAAGCTGAAGTGAACTGTGCGTGCGTGTCTCACGGCGGCCTGAACGTGGTCACCGGGGACGACTTCGGCCTGGTCAAACTCTTCGACTTCCCCTGCACAGACAAGTTT GCCAAACACAAGCGCTACCTCGGCCACTCGGCTCACGTGACCAACATCCGCTTCTCCCACGAAGACAAATACGTGATCAGCACAGGAGGAGACGACTGCAG tgtgtttgtgtggaaatGTCTGTGA